One genomic region from Thermomicrobiales bacterium encodes:
- a CDS encoding SdpI family protein, whose translation MNFRLRYEVPQWIMLAAMFLASGIIWPSTPDRVPVHWNAAGEVDRYGGKLEGLFLLPLISVGLYLLLLFLPRIDPGKASYVHFSGAYAAMRIGTTALMAGIHALVLLWIKDIKPNATLIVMLGVGLLFVLLGLVMGKIQPNWFVGIRTPWTLSSRRSWTRTHRLGGWLFIATGLLMMIGGLLPPTWLVPLILGPTILMSLVLIVYSYLEWRKDPDRSRPGTRISNEG comes from the coding sequence ATGAACTTCCGACTGCGCTACGAAGTCCCGCAGTGGATTATGCTGGCAGCAATGTTTCTCGCCAGCGGCATCATCTGGCCGTCGACTCCGGACCGCGTCCCTGTACACTGGAACGCCGCTGGCGAGGTTGATCGCTATGGCGGCAAGCTTGAGGGCCTGTTCCTGCTGCCATTGATTTCAGTTGGTCTGTATCTGCTGCTGCTCTTCTTGCCGCGCATCGATCCCGGCAAAGCCAGCTACGTGCACTTCTCGGGCGCGTATGCAGCAATGCGCATCGGCACGACAGCGCTGATGGCGGGCATTCACGCGCTCGTCCTGCTCTGGATCAAAGACATCAAACCCAACGCAACGCTGATCGTCATGCTCGGGGTCGGACTGCTGTTCGTTCTGCTTGGCCTGGTGATGGGGAAGATTCAGCCCAACTGGTTCGTCGGCATTCGCACACCCTGGACGCTGTCGAGTCGTCGCTCCTGGACGCGTACCCATCGTCTTGGCGGCTGGCTCTTCATCGCCACTGGCCTGTTGATGATGATCGGCGGCCTGCTTCCACCGACCTGGTTGGTCCCACTGATCCTCGGTCCGACCATCCTTATGAGCTTGGTCCTGATCGTGTACTCCTACCTGGAATGGCGCAAAGACCCGGACCGCAGTCGGCCTGGAACACGGATCAGCAACGAAGGCTAG
- a CDS encoding acetate--CoA ligase family protein gives MSHRLQRLFSPVSVAVVGVSPKGGYGLGTVSNLERFGFPGRIYPVNPRYDEIDGRQAWPNLASLPEPVDAVGISVPALATPSIIREAIEAGAGGAVAFAAGFAEVGEEGAALQAEIAAMGRETGFPVIGPNCLGVVNYLDCAPLWSITPGGRTEPGSVALVGQSGNILLSLMSSINCPPLAYAVSCGNQTVVDAVEIMDYFLEDARVRVIVAVLEGIRDVPGFRRMAARAAEREVPIVALKLGRSERGSRAAIAHTGSMTGASHLVEALFAECGVIRVDDLGEAGATAALLAAPRRPNGMGLGVTASSGGECGLVSDLATEAGLVLPELQAAQREKVVPLLPSFARPSNPLDITAVGWGVREISRETVSALVNTPGVDLVASIGQASTYSGPMADIGWEPMVAGLGDAAANGNVPVVLISTITDVQVELAQALAEHDIPVLAGTRTAIRSIANAGRYAVWLRERAAPAEPHAIDEQRRARALKLLQPVGSGGVSESVSKQIAALYGIPIPEGELAISPEAARDIAERIGFPVVLKIEAEDLHHKTEVGGVVVGVSTGDEVMAAYELLTQRVAVARPDAAITGVRVERMVGGGVELVVGGTRDELFGPVVVIGAGGILVEVLHDTAHHLAPVDAPTAKRMLQGLRSRALLDGYRGATPADVDAVASAIAGVSALLTELPEVRELDINPLVALESGKGCVALDCLLVV, from the coding sequence ATGAGCCACCGGCTGCAGCGGTTGTTTTCTCCCGTTTCGGTTGCGGTTGTCGGCGTGTCGCCGAAGGGTGGTTATGGGCTGGGCACGGTCAGCAACCTTGAGCGGTTTGGATTCCCAGGCCGCATCTATCCAGTCAACCCGCGCTACGACGAAATCGACGGGCGGCAGGCGTGGCCGAATCTGGCGAGCTTGCCCGAGCCAGTTGACGCAGTCGGGATTTCCGTCCCTGCGCTGGCAACCCCGTCGATCATTCGTGAGGCGATTGAGGCGGGTGCCGGTGGGGCGGTTGCGTTCGCGGCCGGATTTGCCGAGGTCGGTGAAGAAGGCGCAGCGCTCCAGGCTGAGATCGCCGCAATGGGTCGCGAGACTGGCTTCCCGGTGATCGGCCCGAACTGCCTCGGCGTCGTGAACTACCTTGATTGCGCGCCGCTCTGGAGCATCACGCCGGGTGGTCGCACGGAGCCCGGCTCTGTCGCGCTCGTTGGGCAGAGCGGCAACATCCTGCTCTCACTCATGTCGTCGATCAATTGCCCGCCGCTGGCGTACGCTGTGTCCTGTGGCAACCAGACTGTTGTCGACGCGGTTGAGATCATGGACTACTTCCTCGAAGACGCGCGCGTCCGCGTCATCGTCGCTGTGCTGGAAGGCATTCGTGACGTGCCCGGATTTCGGCGGATGGCCGCGCGGGCGGCTGAACGCGAGGTGCCGATCGTTGCGCTGAAGCTCGGACGCTCCGAGCGCGGCAGTCGCGCGGCCATCGCCCATACCGGCTCGATGACCGGCGCGTCGCATCTCGTCGAAGCGCTGTTTGCGGAGTGTGGCGTCATTCGCGTGGATGACCTCGGCGAGGCCGGTGCCACCGCTGCCCTGCTCGCGGCTCCTCGGCGTCCGAACGGCATGGGTCTGGGGGTGACGGCGAGCTCGGGTGGTGAGTGCGGTTTAGTCTCTGACCTGGCAACTGAGGCCGGACTTGTCCTACCCGAATTGCAGGCTGCGCAGCGTGAAAAGGTCGTGCCCCTCCTGCCATCATTCGCGCGTCCATCCAATCCACTCGACATTACCGCTGTCGGTTGGGGTGTCCGCGAGATCTCGCGTGAGACGGTGAGTGCCCTCGTGAATACGCCCGGCGTCGATCTTGTCGCCAGCATCGGACAGGCGTCGACCTACTCGGGTCCGATGGCCGATATCGGATGGGAACCGATGGTCGCTGGCCTTGGCGACGCGGCAGCCAACGGTAACGTGCCGGTTGTCCTGATTAGCACCATCACTGATGTTCAGGTGGAACTTGCGCAGGCGTTGGCCGAACACGACATTCCGGTTCTGGCTGGAACACGGACCGCCATTCGGTCGATTGCGAACGCCGGGCGCTACGCCGTCTGGCTCCGCGAACGTGCTGCGCCAGCCGAGCCACATGCGATCGACGAGCAGCGTCGAGCCAGGGCGCTCAAGCTGCTACAACCTGTCGGCAGCGGTGGCGTTTCGGAATCGGTCAGCAAGCAGATTGCAGCACTCTACGGCATCCCGATTCCGGAGGGCGAGCTGGCGATATCGCCCGAGGCAGCCCGCGACATCGCCGAGCGGATCGGTTTTCCGGTAGTTCTGAAGATCGAGGCTGAAGACCTGCACCACAAAACCGAGGTCGGCGGTGTTGTTGTTGGTGTCTCGACGGGTGACGAAGTCATGGCAGCGTATGAATTACTCACGCAGCGCGTCGCCGTTGCGCGTCCGGACGCGGCCATCACCGGCGTCAGGGTCGAGCGGATGGTTGGCGGCGGCGTTGAGCTCGTCGTCGGTGGTACTCGCGACGAGCTGTTTGGCCCGGTCGTCGTCATCGGAGCTGGCGGCATTCTCGTCGAGGTGCTGCACGATACCGCCCACCATCTCGCGCCGGTGGACGCGCCGACTGCGAAGCGCATGTTGCAGGGCTTGCGCAGCCGAGCGCTGCTGGACGGCTATCGCGGTGCAACACCAGCCGACGTTGACGCTGTGGCCAGCGCTATCGCCGGAGTGTCTGCGCTGCTGACCGAGCTGCCGGAAGTGCGTGAGCTCGACATCAACCCGCTCGTTGCGCTTGAGAGCGGGAAGGGGTGCGTTGCGCTCGACTGTCTACTCGTTGTGTAG
- a CDS encoding esterase-like activity of phytase family protein yields MCHLSAARLRPCFQRLVCLLVLSTILLIGCSGPDASRPEATGTAAPDTTPLESATATAAPPTVTTATDASTPTEPSGASCAPGVDILGFSDALDKLPVGDHTVGNISAIAWAGGDSYLGAADRDGVIYRMTFPLDSSPQVDDLFRLTDENGQPWSGDAIDVEGLAIDGDDLLAASEVGPTIRRFNASGQLLDEYDVPTRFRVASEGDGGLNETFESLAIDPAGASLWTANEKPLGSDGFDSDGRGRVRLLQFQRDDSGFIAGTQFAYLTEPEQGLSELLVVDNTHLLALERGFSLLVGFTARVYLVSLDDATDVSAIDSLSDADVVPVTKRLLVDLGQCPVTPDGGPPGDFSPLLDNFEGMTFGPTLPDGRRSLILVSDDNGQSLEVTRLIVLAVNPDSLH; encoded by the coding sequence ATGTGCCACCTGAGCGCTGCGCGTCTGCGCCCCTGTTTCCAACGCCTCGTTTGTCTGCTCGTCCTGTCGACGATTCTGCTGATCGGCTGTAGCGGACCCGATGCTTCGCGCCCCGAGGCAACCGGCACTGCTGCTCCAGACACCACGCCGCTGGAGTCTGCGACGGCGACTGCTGCGCCACCCACGGTCACGACCGCGACTGATGCTTCCACGCCGACAGAGCCGTCTGGGGCGTCATGTGCTCCGGGCGTCGACATCCTCGGTTTCTCGGACGCGCTAGATAAGCTGCCGGTCGGCGATCACACCGTTGGAAACATCTCGGCCATCGCGTGGGCCGGTGGCGACAGTTACCTTGGCGCTGCTGACCGTGACGGCGTGATCTACCGGATGACGTTCCCGCTTGACAGTTCACCGCAGGTTGACGATCTGTTCCGCCTTACTGACGAGAACGGCCAGCCGTGGTCGGGCGATGCGATCGACGTTGAGGGCCTTGCCATCGACGGCGACGACCTGCTGGCCGCCTCCGAGGTCGGCCCGACCATCCGGCGATTCAATGCGTCTGGCCAGCTCCTTGACGAGTACGACGTGCCAACCCGATTTCGTGTCGCGTCGGAAGGCGATGGCGGGTTGAACGAGACATTCGAATCCCTGGCAATCGATCCGGCTGGCGCAAGCCTCTGGACGGCGAACGAGAAGCCCCTCGGTTCAGACGGCTTCGACAGCGACGGACGCGGTCGCGTCCGCCTGCTGCAATTTCAGCGCGACGACAGCGGATTCATCGCCGGCACTCAGTTCGCGTACCTCACCGAGCCAGAGCAGGGATTGTCCGAATTGCTGGTCGTAGACAACACTCACCTGCTGGCGCTGGAGCGTGGCTTCTCCCTGCTCGTCGGCTTCACCGCCAGGGTCTATCTGGTCTCGCTCGACGACGCTACGGATGTCAGCGCGATTGACAGCCTCAGCGATGCGGATGTCGTGCCGGTGACGAAGCGCCTGCTCGTCGACCTCGGGCAATGCCCGGTGACGCCGGACGGTGGTCCGCCCGGCGACTTCAGCCCACTGCTCGACAACTTCGAGGGCATGACGTTCGGCCCGACTCTGCCCGATGGACGACGTTCGCTGATCCTCGTCAGCGACGACAACGGGCAATCGCTGGAAGTCACACGTCTGATTGTGCTGGCAGTCAATCCGGATTCGCTGCACTGA
- a CDS encoding serine hydrolase produces MVRSGWEKRDERRIASRIAYGLIALALLAGALSPLTTQAAGISFYDPTGHSLSGPIRDYWESRGGLWLFGYPISEPYEAVSEDGESIVAQYFERARLEYHPSLDATPYRVLGGRLGYDLTLGRQSERSFLPISRSQASSGCEFFEPTGHSLCEPFRDWWYAKGGLAIFGYPLSEVMTEGGYQVQYFERARFEWHPENIGTDWVVELGHLGVDAAGRTGVASTAAFKNSQALSTSLRVDITAADGPNGSPVGTLTAGEIVRVVDGPRNDWYLVSTSRLTGWVPFSALNWTRTPDPRAASVESLEAFDSDVAAAVRQNDAWMTVGIYDTSTGRLYGGGSGGLIGSASLSKTVVLAVALHQVDTGRISLDDIRGLIEPMIMYSDNDATNTMWRIIGQDVGVVDALNEMGVSGFAIQHPWDWGQTAASGADWARFLALFGSGQLVSPGLTSLALGLMQDVTPAHRWGVSTQGSDRLAIGKNGWYVDDDPYQWRIASAGFVSGREGAPGVAPLVVAIITRYPAELGEGWGIANATNLTQQIMDRSGLIWSTQYLVNTRNLSALPRNGRALGVGPLP; encoded by the coding sequence ATGGTTCGTTCAGGATGGGAAAAGCGCGACGAGCGGCGTATCGCTTCGCGAATCGCATACGGCCTGATTGCACTCGCGCTGCTCGCTGGTGCGCTGAGCCCATTGACGACACAAGCAGCCGGGATCAGCTTTTACGATCCGACCGGCCACTCGCTCAGTGGTCCGATCCGCGATTACTGGGAGTCGCGCGGCGGGTTGTGGCTGTTCGGCTATCCGATCTCCGAGCCGTATGAAGCAGTGTCCGAAGACGGTGAGTCGATCGTCGCTCAGTATTTCGAGCGAGCCCGACTGGAATACCATCCCTCGCTCGATGCCACGCCGTATCGCGTGCTCGGGGGGCGGCTTGGCTACGACCTGACACTCGGACGGCAGTCAGAGCGCTCGTTCCTCCCGATCAGTCGTTCTCAGGCCAGCTCCGGTTGCGAATTCTTTGAGCCGACTGGCCACAGTCTCTGTGAACCATTCCGTGATTGGTGGTATGCCAAGGGCGGACTCGCTATCTTCGGCTACCCATTGTCAGAGGTCATGACCGAAGGCGGCTACCAGGTTCAGTACTTTGAACGTGCCCGGTTCGAGTGGCATCCCGAAAACATCGGAACCGACTGGGTGGTCGAGCTCGGCCATCTGGGCGTCGATGCAGCGGGTCGAACGGGAGTCGCAAGCACTGCTGCATTCAAGAATAGTCAGGCGCTATCGACATCGTTGCGTGTTGACATCACCGCTGCTGACGGGCCGAACGGATCGCCGGTCGGCACGCTCACTGCCGGTGAGATTGTTCGCGTCGTGGACGGTCCTCGCAATGACTGGTATCTCGTTTCAACATCACGGTTAACCGGCTGGGTGCCGTTCTCAGCGCTGAACTGGACCCGCACTCCAGACCCTCGGGCTGCGTCGGTCGAATCACTCGAAGCGTTCGACTCTGACGTAGCGGCGGCTGTGCGTCAGAACGACGCCTGGATGACAGTTGGCATCTATGACACGTCAACCGGCCGGCTGTATGGCGGTGGTTCGGGCGGGCTGATCGGCTCGGCGAGCCTCTCGAAGACCGTCGTGCTGGCGGTTGCGTTGCATCAGGTCGATACAGGACGCATCAGCCTGGACGATATTCGCGGTCTGATCGAGCCCATGATCATGTACTCGGACAACGACGCGACCAACACGATGTGGCGAATCATTGGGCAGGACGTCGGCGTCGTGGATGCGCTCAATGAGATGGGCGTCAGTGGATTCGCTATTCAACACCCCTGGGACTGGGGCCAGACTGCCGCCAGCGGTGCCGACTGGGCGCGCTTCCTGGCGCTGTTCGGTAGCGGTCAGCTCGTTTCCCCGGGTCTCACATCGCTCGCGCTGGGGTTGATGCAGGATGTCACGCCCGCCCATCGCTGGGGCGTCAGTACGCAGGGGAGCGACCGCCTCGCGATTGGGAAGAACGGTTGGTACGTTGACGACGATCCGTACCAGTGGCGCATCGCTAGCGCAGGGTTTGTCTCAGGGCGTGAAGGCGCGCCGGGAGTCGCCCCGCTCGTCGTTGCGATCATTACGCGCTATCCCGCCGAGCTCGGCGAAGGCTGGGGCATCGCGAACGCAACCAATCTGACGCAACAGATCATGGATCGTAGCGGCTTGATCTGGTCGACGCAGTACCTGGTCAACACGCGTAACCTGAGCGCGCTGCCCCGCAACGGACGTGCGCTTGGCGTTGGCCCACTCCCGTAG
- a CDS encoding multidrug efflux SMR transporter, which produces MAWLLLVLAGCFEIGMALSLKESAGFSKFTPTALFLVLGITSFALLSMALRTLPVGTAYAVWTGIGAAGTAILGMLILNESRDLARLGGIILIIGGVVLLRLAGGE; this is translated from the coding sequence ATGGCGTGGTTGCTATTGGTGCTGGCAGGTTGCTTCGAAATTGGTATGGCGTTGTCGCTGAAGGAATCTGCGGGATTCTCGAAGTTCACGCCGACCGCACTGTTCCTCGTGCTGGGCATTACGAGCTTTGCACTGCTTTCGATGGCGCTGCGGACGTTGCCGGTCGGTACGGCCTATGCTGTCTGGACTGGCATCGGCGCTGCCGGGACGGCGATCCTGGGGATGCTTATCCTCAACGAGTCGCGTGATCTCGCTCGGCTCGGCGGCATCATCCTGATCATCGGTGGCGTTGTGCTGCTACGGCTCGCCGGCGGCGAATAG